A stretch of the Equus caballus isolate H_3958 breed thoroughbred chromosome X, TB-T2T, whole genome shotgun sequence genome encodes the following:
- the SMIM10L2A gene encoding small integral membrane protein 10-like protein 2A, whose amino-acid sequence MAASVALTAAAAAAALSGLAVRLSRSVAARGSYGAFCKGLTRTLLTFFDLAWRLRMNFPYFYVVASVMLNVRLQVRIE is encoded by the coding sequence ATGGCGGCGTCGGTGGCTCTgaccgcggcggcggcggcggcggccctgTCGGGCCTGGCGGTGCGGCTGTCGCGCTCGGTGGCGGCCCGAGGCTCCTATGGCGCCTTCTGCAAGGGGCTCACGCGCACGCTGCTCACCTTCTTCGACCTGGCCTGGCGGCTGCGCATGAACTTCCCCTACTTCTACGTCGTGGCCTCCGTGATGCTCAACGTCCGCCTGCAGGTGCGGATCGAGTGA